The following coding sequences are from one Eucalyptus grandis isolate ANBG69807.140 chromosome 11, ASM1654582v1, whole genome shotgun sequence window:
- the LOC120289544 gene encoding bidirectional sugar transporter SWEET15-like encodes MTLFLYMAVFAAPLSIVRMVICTKSVEFMPFSLSSFLMLSAVTWLLYGLFLKDLYVAGPNVLGVIFGVLQMALHAIYRKRNKVVTEEEKNDTSVGKLSSDIQSCKGHDFIIFIEDSDNGPVATPSQV; translated from the exons ATGACTCTCTTCCTGTATATGGCAGTCTTTGCTGCTCCGCTAAGCATCGTT AGAATGGTGATATGCACCAAGAGCGTGGAGTTCATGCCCTTCTCTTTGTCGTCGTTCCTCATGCTCAGTGCTGTGACATGGCTCCTATATGGCCTATTCCTCAAGGACTTGTATGTCGCG GGTCCAAACGTGCTAGGAGTCATCTTTGGAGTGCTTCAGATGGCGCTGCATGCCATATACAGGAAGAGAAATAAAGTTGtgacggaggaggagaagaatgaTACCAGTGTTGGAAAGCTGAGCTCTGATATACAAAGTTGCAAAGGGCATGACTTCATCATCTTTATTGAAGATTCTGATAACGGACCAGTGGCCACTCCATCTCAAGTTTGA
- the LOC104430885 gene encoding lysine-specific demethylase JMJ706-like: MAMSMAARKWSGGMRRRRERAFILCWNFPSSICRRMQTRVQPLRLAEWDSDDRVTFFMSGRNYSFRDFEKMANKVFSRRYQSVGCLPAKFMEKEFWQEIACGKMEAVEYACDVDGSAFSSSDTDQLGSSKWNLKNLSRLPKSVLRLLETAIPGVTDPMLYIGMLFSMFAWHVEDHYLYSINYHHCGAFKTWYGVPGHAALDFEKVVREHVYTTDILSADGEDGAFDLLLGKATLFPPNILLEHDVPVFKAVQKPGEFVVTFPRAYHAGFSDGFNCGEAVNFALGDWFPLGAIASKRYALLNRIPLLPHEELLCKEAMLLYASGEFGDLDYSSAHLVSHRSMQISFVKLMRFQHCARWGLTKSRACSGVIPVSHGTVICSLCKRDCYVAYINCACHLHLLCLRHDIESIKSPCGSNYTILVRDHILELEAAAKRFEQDEQILDDIRRDKGSDKELFYIPNLFDDSYNERYIPYCDIHPLSLDANESPELDCIEREPELNYGRRDLEPEMHQPCLSSVHPTHSNSMLAQSSSIIDNNAGHHVFEKPILNPDKLSENLSRNAYESSVSSLSYDDCTSADQDRLHDSARRPFSGQYSDDSDTEIFRVKRRSSMKAEKRSSIVFAIGLLGNLISFVVFLAPVPTFYRVCKRNSTEGFQSVPYVVSLLSAMLWLYYASINSESNDFLLITVNSVGCVIEIIYVALYLAYAPKKAKIFTVKLMVTGFGGFCSFLLLSRLLTKASTRVHLFGWLCAGFSVSVIASPLSVMRMVIRTKSVEFMPCSLSFFLTLSAATWLLYGLFLKDIRVAVPNVLGFILGVFQMGLYLIYRKTNVMVLEEPDNFGGAKPIADTQSHNIASNDSIIDVDEVKERKDDVSEGVISLESSDNGPVANSSCEV; encoded by the exons ATGGCGATGAGCATGGCTGCTCGCAAGTGGTCTGGTGGAATGCGACGTAGGAGGGAGAGGGCTTTCATTCTTTGCTGGAATTTTCCATCTTCCATTTGTAGGAGGATG CAAACTAGAGTACAACCTCTTCGTTTGGCTGAGTGGGATTCTGATGACAGGGTCACCTTTTTCATGAGTGGAAG GAATTATTCTTTTCGGGACTTTGAGAAGATGGCAAACAAGGTTTTTTCGCGAAGATATCAAAGTGTTGGATGTCTTCCAGCCAAATTCATGGAAAAGGAATTTTGGCAAGAAATTGCTTGCGGAAAGATGGAAGCTGTTGAATATGCTTGTGATGTTGACGGTAGTGCCTTCTCATCTTCTGACACCGATCAACTCGGAAGTAGTAAATGGAACTTGAAG AATCTCTCACGCCTGCCCAAGTCTGTTTTACGTCTGCTGGAAACTGCAATTCCG GGAGTGACTGATCCCATGCTTTACATTGGAATGCTCTTTAGTATGTTTGCATGGCACGTGGAAGATCACTACTTGTACAG TATCAATTATCACCACTGTGGAGCTTTTAAAACTTGGTATGGAGTTCCCGGTCATGCAGCTTTGGATTTCGAAAAGGTAGTTAGGGAGCATGTTTATACCACTGATATTCTATCTGCCGATGGTGAGGATGGGGCTTTTGACTTACTTTTGGGAAAAGCAACTCTATTTCCCCCAAATATTTTGTTAGAACACGACGTCCCAGTCTTCAAAGCAGTTCAGAAGCCTGGGGAGTTTGTTGTAACGTTCCCACGAGCATATCATGCAGGATTTAGCGATG GTTTCAATTGTGGCGAGGCAGTGAACTTTGCACTTGGTGATTGGTTTCCTCTTGGAGCCATAGCTAGCAAGCGCTATGCACTTCTAAACAGGATTCCATTGCTACCTCATGAAGAGCTCCTCTGTAAAGAAGCAATGCTTCTCTATGCAAGCGGAGAATTTGGAGatttag ACTACTCTTCTGCACACTTGGTGTCACACCGCAGTATGCAGATTTCTTTTGTGAAGCTGATGCGCTTTCAGCATTGTGCTCGCTGGGGCTTAACGAAATCAAGGGCATGCTCTGGTGTAATACCAGTTTCACATGGAACAGTTATATGTAGTCTATGCAAGCGCGACTGCTATGTAGCATATATCAACTGTGCCTGTCATCTCCATCTCCTTTGCCTACGTCATG aTATTGAATCAATAAAATCTCCGTGTGGAAGCAATTATACAATCTTAGTGAGGGATCATATATTAGAACTGGAGGCAGCAGCCAAGAGGTTTGAGCAGGATGAGCAGATTTTGGACGATATCCGTCGGGATAAAGGCAGTGATAAAGAATTGTtttatattccaaatttatttgatGACAGTTATAACGAGAGATACATCCCTTATTGTGACATTCATCCACTTTCTCTAGATGCTAACGAGTCACCAGAGTTGGATTGTATTGAGAGAGAACCCGAACTTAATTATGGAAGAAGAGATTTGGAACCTGAAATGCATCAACCATGCCTCTCCTCAGTTCATCCAACTCATTCAAATTCTATGCTGGCTCAAAGCTCATCTATTATTGACAAT AATGCCGGGCATCATGTTTTTGAGAAGCCAATTCTTAACCCTGACAAACTTTCAGAAAATCTGTCTCGCAATGCATATGAATCGTCTGTCTCCTCTTTGTCATATGATGATTGCACGAGTGCTGATCAGGATAGACTCCACGACTCAGCGAGGAGGCCATTTTCTGGTCAATATAGCGATGACTCTGATACTGAGATATTCCGAGTTAAACGACGTTCGTCTATGAAAGCGGAGAAGAGGAGTAG TATCGTCTTTGCTATTGGCCTTCTAG GTAATCTTATATCTTTCGTGGTCTTTTTGGCCCCAGT ACCAACATTTTATAGGGTATGCAAGAGGAACTCGACCGAAGGGTTTCAATCAGTTCCGTACGTGGTTTCTTTGCTTAGCGCCATGCTCTGGCTATACTATGCATCCATCAACTCTGAGTCCAATGATTTCCTTCTCATCACAGTCAACTCAGTGGGATGTGTCATAGAGATCATCTACGTTGCTCTCTACCTTGCTTATGCTCCTAAGAAAGCCAAG ATATTTACAGTGAAGCTGATGGTGACGGGCTTTGGAGGGTTttgttcctttcttctcttgtcCCGCTTGTTAACAAAGGCATCAACCAGGGTCCACCTTTTTGGGTGGCTTTGTGCTGGATTCTCCGTCAGCGTCATCGCATCTCCTTTAAGTGTTATG AGAATGGTGATACGAACCAAAAGCGTAGAGTTCATGCCCtgctctctctcatttttcctcACTCTCAGCGCTGCGACTTGGCTCCTTTACGGTTTATTCCTCAAGGACATCCGTGTTGCG GTTCCAAACGTACTGGGTTTTATCCTTGGAGTGTTTCAGATGGGACTGTATCTGATATATAGGAAGACGAATGTGATGGTTTTGGAGGAACCTGATAATTTCGGTGGTGCAAAGCCGATTGCCGATACTCAAAGTCACAATATCGCCTCTAATGACAGCATCATCGACGTTGATGAGGTCAAGGAGCGGAAAGACGATGTATCCGAGGGTGTGATAAGCTTGGAATCTTCCGATAATGGACCAGTGGCGAATAGTTCATGTGAAGTTTGA
- the LOC104427782 gene encoding bidirectional sugar transporter SWEET12, giving the protein MAIFTTENPWVLIFGVLGNIISIVVFLAPVPTFCRICRKKSTEGFESVPYVVSLSSAMLWLYYASLKSESSAFLLITVNSVGCAVETIYIALYLTYAPKQARMMTLRLLLLNFGGYCSILLLSHFLTKGSARVQLVGRICVALSVAVFAAPLSVIVNDAEADPEFSLAFV; this is encoded by the exons ATGGCCATCTTCACGACTGAAAATCCCTGGGTGCTTATTTTTGGAGTTCTAG GTAATATCATATCCATCGTGGTCTTTTTGGCCCCAGT gCCAACGTTCTGTAGGATATGCAGGAAGAAGTCAACTGAAGGGTTTGAATCAGTTCCATACGTGGTTTCTCTGTCCAGCGCTATGCTTTGGCTGTACTATGCATCCCTCAAGTCTGAGTCCAGCGCTTTCCTGCTTATCACGGTCAACTCGGTCGGATGTGCTGTAGAGACGATCTACATCGCTCTCTACCTCACGTATGCTCCTAAACAAGCCAGG ATGATGACACTGAGGCTGCTGTTGCTGAATTTCGGAGGGTATTGTTCCATTCTTCTTCTGTCCCACTTCTTGACGAAGGGATCGGCGAGGGTCCAACTTGTTGGGCGGATTTGCGTTGCGCTCTCTGTTGCAGTCTTTGCTGCTCCGCTAAGCGTCATTGTAAATGATGCAGAAGCTGATCCCGAGTTTTCTTTAGCTTTTGTTTGA